The following proteins are co-located in the Candidatus Poribacteria bacterium genome:
- a CDS encoding DUF4398 domain-containing protein: protein MKRFIALARRRNVAPSRILFIGMFLVLLGLVGCGGKLGKIETSTVDTVIADAEMAIAAALEADAPTLASDLFQSAEANLEAAKTALDEKNGNDALRLAYQAIADATLARMNSVNITKNSELNASILQSEAEVETLREAVNRKKEELTGLQSQMQDIQSAEKQLKQTVRDLQKENRELGDTRAAYGEQVAQLSETLGEIQGRARRAETEIRNYGREVAELRRKLEVADRMVKEEGYQKRTVIAEIDSLKRQLREQAQIYTEKLAEASQQNAGAKHTEYLKQKAQEARAYVASQPQLHPAKTGRISLSSEQITTGKMALRNWERAWHANNLNGHLAYYEPNIIADKVVIRESKEHRSKIDLQQLEADLHQMSTHAWNKAKADTEVEGESVIGIHRLTRLSTPAADENATELYNIWIREVWMHQVGNDWRIHHEIWQVYENVPNF, encoded by the coding sequence ATGAAACGGTTCATCGCTTTAGCACGGAGAAGGAACGTCGCACCCAGTCGGATTTTATTCATTGGGATGTTCCTCGTTTTGTTGGGTTTAGTAGGATGTGGCGGAAAACTTGGAAAAATAGAAACGTCAACAGTTGATACCGTAATAGCGGACGCTGAGATGGCTATTGCAGCGGCACTGGAGGCTGACGCACCCACACTCGCTTCTGATTTATTTCAATCCGCGGAAGCTAATCTTGAGGCAGCGAAAACGGCACTCGATGAGAAAAACGGTAACGATGCGCTCCGCCTCGCGTATCAAGCGATAGCTGATGCCACACTTGCTCGAATGAATTCCGTTAATATCACTAAAAACTCGGAATTGAATGCATCTATACTTCAGAGTGAGGCGGAGGTAGAGACACTCCGCGAGGCTGTTAACAGAAAAAAGGAAGAACTTACAGGGCTTCAATCCCAAATGCAAGACATTCAGAGTGCTGAGAAGCAATTGAAACAGACCGTTCGCGACCTCCAGAAAGAGAATCGTGAGCTCGGCGATACACGGGCAGCATACGGGGAACAAGTGGCACAACTCTCTGAAACTTTAGGGGAGATTCAGGGACGTGCTCGCAGGGCGGAAACCGAGATTCGCAATTACGGTAGGGAGGTTGCAGAACTCCGCAGAAAACTTGAAGTTGCTGACAGAATGGTGAAGGAGGAAGGGTATCAGAAACGGACAGTTATCGCTGAGATAGATTCCCTTAAGAGACAACTCCGCGAACAGGCGCAAATCTATACCGAAAAACTCGCAGAAGCCAGCCAGCAAAACGCGGGAGCAAAGCATACGGAATATCTCAAACAGAAAGCACAAGAGGCGCGGGCGTATGTTGCCAGTCAGCCTCAGCTTCATCCCGCGAAGACGGGCCGAATTTCCCTCTCTTCAGAACAGATTACAACTGGTAAGATGGCACTTCGTAATTGGGAGCGTGCATGGCATGCAAACAACCTTAATGGACATCTTGCCTACTATGAACCTAATATTATTGCCGACAAAGTCGTGATTCGCGAGAGTAAAGAACATCGAAGTAAAATCGATCTCCAGCAACTCGAAGCAGATCTTCACCAGATGAGTACCCACGCGTGGAACAAAGCGAAGGCTGATACCGAGGTCGAGGGAGAAAGTGTTATCGGTATCCATCGACTGACGCGGTTGTCGACGCCAGCAGCAGACGAAAACGCTACGGAACTCTACAATATTTGGATTCGCGAAGTCTGGATGCATCAGGTTGGCAACGACTGGAGAATTCATCACGAAATCTGGCAAGTTTATGAGAATGTACCAAATTTTTAA